In one window of Prionailurus bengalensis isolate Pbe53 chromosome B3, Fcat_Pben_1.1_paternal_pri, whole genome shotgun sequence DNA:
- the LOC122468067 gene encoding ribonuclease 8-like gives MPSGLLLGLWPVEVPVSAKPSDMTAARWFETQHVQQGCNTAMGNIDKYTKHCKDLNTFLHEASPVWPLMTFWGDGGLWGPEPTAKKEFLKTSSVQKVILLKHGDRTHGQELLHWGKTSVMRPFMYIACKKGCENCHLSQGPVSLTTCELTSGKYPDCCISCTCSAGRREGSILSSL, from the exons ATGCCCTCTGGGCTGCTCCTGGGGCTGTGGCCAGTTGAGGTCCCAGTCAGTGCCAAGCCCAGCGACATGACTGCAGCTCGGTGGTTTGAAACTCAGCACGTGCAGCAGGGGTGCAACACCGCAATGGGCAACATCGACAAGTACACAAAACACTGCAAAGACCTCAACACTTTCCTGCATGAAGCCTCTCCGGTGTGGCCGCTGATGACGTTTTGGGGTGACGGGGGTttgtggggtccagagccaacagccaagaaagaattcttgaagacttCTTCggtgcaaaaggtgattttattaaagcacggggacaggacccatgggcaggaattGCTGCACTGGGG taaaacctcagtcatgaggcCCTTTATGTACATCG CCTGCAAGAAGGGCTGTGAAAACTGCCACCTGAGCCAAGGGCCTGTGTCCTTAACTACATGTGAGCTCACCTCAGGGAAGTACCCAGACTGCT GCATCAGCTGTACCTGTTCTGcaggcaggagagagggcagCATCCTGAGTAGCCTCTGA